The DNA region gctctgaatcacttcatgagcatttaacttgttttgagaaaactatcatcatatataaaaagacagcagtgtttcaaggagtttagtacacagaataggacgtatgcttattagataaccatattttagttgatgtatatgcttttatttattattttttttacttttttttccaaaacattgttagaagcagtgtttcctgtaattatgcaaagatttggtttcaaaaacagtttcactaaacaatttcttatgattttaaatctgcattaaaCATCAGATCAttctcaaagtaaaaggcagaactaaagtctgattttgtggtggatatgttcaaatttgatcatcttaatgcAAGTGACGAAGGtttgtgaaagtctgacagtattgagcactactgtaaggttaaccctgcatggtgtaaatgtttgaaaatgattaacagttgcaaataaacatttattagagattttgaaaagtaatcaaaaagtaatcaaaagtaatcagttacattaataaagtaattgaaaaagttacacaactattacaatttaaatagggtaacttgtaatctgtaacctattacatttccaaagtaaccttcccttcccttgattgcaaataaatgcacagacacaatttaaactgaacagagatgacatcactgaattcaatgatgaactgcctttaactgtcattttgcattattgacacactgttttcctaatgaatgttgttcagttgctttgacgcaatgtattttgtttaaagcgctatataaataaaggtgacttgaaaaGGTGACTTGAAAAGGTGACAATAGCAATAAAATAGTACAATGGTACAAATTCCCATAGGCATTTAAAGATCTTACCTTTATTAACAATAACGAATAAGATGGATATTGTAACCAAAATAAATATGGTATTTTCCCCCTTTTAAAACAAATGCTTAATTTGTggttcaatgttttatttattttaaatgaaaacagcaacAATGACAAACTTGCTTAGCGTAcattaaagaaagaaattaaacttTCATTAACAAAAGGTGTGCTTTTGGATCAGTATCTCGCATCAATCCCTGTTATAAACAAATCCGGCGGGAACTCTGTGGGCGCCGCCATCTTGCCTGCCGCCATTACTGCGTACCTGCGAAGTTTGACGGTGTGACACTTGCCGGGGCCCTCTAATAACAATTCAATGAAAGAGAATCCTGCTCAGTAAAGAAAATGTCTAGTGAAAGCGAACATTGGGTAGATGATGAAAGGCAGTGGCCAAAACTTACTGATAAAGGTAATTTATtgacaacataatgtaataatgtaaaaatatgtaatgtaattaagaagTGTATTAATTGATGACGACAATAAATCCGAACGCTGTCGTTACTAGCTGTGTTGCTAATATGTTCACAagcttcacaagtttcaaaaaactattaggccatccttaaaaatattcttgtttgccataacccgaccgaccctgtcaatttaggactgacccaattaataatttttttccccttttagtccgaccgacttgccgattgtaattgCGTTAAGACCCACggattttttttactcttcaaacaactaatacaaatgcaataaaatgtgagacacacgcaattgactcttttcacacgctctcacgccacacatccattttctcacggacagaaaaatcgcgaagcaaagaggacaggGAGAccgacagactagacagagcaggttacttatgacagaaaaaaatctcagctctcagattctgtcaattttattatgaaattcaaacaataaatactcctCCGCTCGACTAGGAACTCTGTGTAATCCGTATGGCCGTGAACATGTGCAGTCAATGTGCAACAAAGGTTCGTGAATTTCACAAACGGTTTTATTCCAGGCCTGTAGTTTTGTGCTGTTATTAAAACAGCCAACCACACAACATGCTCTTCCCAGCATCACTGGACCGCATACGtactaaaaaaaactatataaaaataaccTTTCGTACAGCTAACATCTGCTATAGCCGACTACGGGACCAACATGCTACTTCTGCTACTTCCTTAGCAGcaaggcacgcagtaatggcaGCGCTGCTTTACTTCCGTGTTTCGCCGGATTTGTGTATAGCCTAAATAGAAGCTCTGCATACACTTGCACCTGTAAatcgtttatattttatttgagttcattttgcttttgtgcaatagatgaataacaatttatttgttttacacattttatgtttagatatttctactTTGTGGGAGTCCcatgtatcattttattttcctgcatcctgcacacacacacacacacacacacaccttcaataccacgacttaggtgcccttgagcaaggcattgaacccccaactgctccccgggcgccacagcataaatggctgcccactgctccgggtgtgtgctcacagtgtgtgtgtgtgtgtgttcactgctctgtgtgtgtgcatttcggatgggttaaatgcagagcacaaattctgagtatgggtcaccatacttggctgaatgtcacttcacttcacttcacttcacacacaCGTCTGTAATCCACTGCCACTTGACTTGACAGTGCGTGTGCTACATCCTCTTTACAATCTCTAGAAAATAAaactgcattctgtcagcaatgtaacgCAGCAGTAACTTATTAGACTTAACTAACACTTTCCATATCGCAATATACATCGCAGAGAAAAATTATCGCGATTTGAGTTTTTTTCAAATATCGTTCTGCTCGACTATTAAGTTTAGTCAAGCTAATAGGCTCAGTAGCTTCTGCAGCATGAGCACAAACATGTAGTTCTCCATTGTTGTTGGTGTAACAtgacgtagcggtgtctgactatGGTCGAGACTTggggtgatgacatcattgtttcacaaaatatatggatTGGCAGTACACAAAAAACCCAAAGgtgtcattttcagatttatccactctgggacctggtttaaaaaaaaaaaaaaaatagggttttcACTCCCCCGAATGCTTGATCAGTCTGGACGAAACGCATATaccatacaaaatatttacatatacagcTAAATGTGTCTCCGCGTGTACGGGGCCTTACTGTGGTTGGATTTTGTATGACTGTGTATAAAAGATGACTCAATGGAACGCTTCCCACGTACATTGCGGTGATGTGCTTTccctccagtgtgaatcctctcatgtcttttcagacttgatgaatcactgaatctcttgtcacagtgtgaacacttataaggtttctctccagtgtgaatcctctcatgggttttcagacttgataaattattgaatatcttgtcacagtgtgaacacttataatgtttctctccagtgtggattagGGCTGcgcgatattgggaaaaaatgacattgcgatatttaaattttctgcgatatatattgcgatatgaaatctaatctaattttttcttacaaacaaaaatagggtgaccacacttacattctcattttaaatgatttaaatatcgACACCaccgtgtcaattgattaatatgcgcaagggagagagactctctctccctctgtcgctctctctctctctcgcgctctctctctcacgctctccacgaatcacattcgtcaagggccggggagcagctcgcccatacagttaatgaataacggatcaactatgacagcctacatTGCACaccctgcgatgtgactatcgtggattcgtacatcgcgatatcgatgcttaaacgacacatcgtgcagccctagtgtggatcctctcatgttttttcagactTATTGAACGACTGAATTtcctgtcacagtgtgaacacctATTAGGTTTCTCTCcattgtgaatcctctcatgtcttttcagacttgatgacacactgaatctcttgtcacagtgtgaacacttataatgtttctctccagtgtgaatcctctcatgttttttcagactTATTGaacgactgaatctcttgtcacagtgtgaacacctATTAGGTTTCTCTCcattgtgaatcctctcatgtcttttcagacttgatgacacactgaatctcttgtcacagtgtgaacacttataaggtttctcaccagtgtggatcctctcatgttttttcagactTACTGAACGACTGAATTtcctgtcacagtgtgaacacttataaggtttctctccagtgtggatcatctcatgtgttttcagacttgatgacacactgaatctcttgtcacagtgtgaacacttataaggtttatctccagtgtggatcctatCATGTTTTTTCAGAGTTACTGAACGACTGAATTtcctgtcacagtgtgaacacttgtaaggtttctctccagtgtggatcatctcatgtgttttcagacttgatgacacactaaatctcttgtcacagtgtgaacacttataaggtttctctccagtgtggatcctctcatgtgttttcagatttactgtctgactgaatcttttgtcacagtgtgaacacttgtaaggtttttctccagtgtgaaccctctcatgtgttttcagacttgataaattattgaatctcttgtcacagtgtgaacacttgtaaggtttctctccagtgtggatcctctcatgtgttttcagatctcTTGtgtgactgaatctcttgtcacagattaaacacttataaggtttctctccagtgtgaatcttctcgtgtgttttcagacttgataaattatttaatctcttgtcacagtgtgaacacttgtaaggtttctctccagtgtggatcctctcatgtgttttcagatttgatgactgactgaatctcttgtcacagtgtgaacacttgtaaggtttctctccagtgtggatcttcTCATGCACTTTTAAACTGCTCGCTGAactaaaagtcttttcacaccCAAAGCACACGTActctctcacaccagtatgtattttctgatgtACTTTCAAACTTTGTAGATGCAAAAAACTCTTACCACACAAATTACATGGATGTGGTTTCTCCTTTGCATGAACTTTCAAGTGTTTCTTCAGAAGTGAAgcccataaaaacattttaccacATTGATCACATGTGTGCTGCTGCTCtctagtgtggatgttcatgtgatcCTTAAGATTTGATTTatgtgtgaaactcttcccgcactgatcgcaagtgaatggtttctctccagtatgaactctcatgtgaccATTAAGACTTGATTTacatgtgaaactctttccacactgagtacaggtgaaagatttcttaatttttttctttaaagcttTCTGTTTGGTTTGAGAGCAAATCAAAGGTTTTCCGCCAGTTTTGACATGATTTTTCTCCTCAACTTCACTTGATTCttcattttcctctttttcttcaatgaattctgaaataaaagtaaaaattatttatttttggtatatTGTTAAAAGCTGAGAGAACATCTGTAAATACACAATTTACTTTTCTTGCTTTAGATTTACTGTCTTGTCTACTGTAATGTTACTGTAATGTATTTTACTCATTTAATAGGGAGACCCGGTGAACATTTTTAAGCATCATTGTTCTTTTCGGTCAGTTTGACCTCAGGGTCTTTAAGctgtataaaacaataaatatataaattttactaGGGCTGTGATGGTGGCAGATTTTTACCACTTTACCACCATATATATACATAGAACAAAATTATTAACGCAACACTttagtttttgcccccatttttcatgagctgaattcaACGATCTAAGACTTTTCCTGTGTACaaaaaaaggcctatttctcttaaacattgtctaaatctgtgttagtgagcacttctcctttgccgagataatctatccacctcacaggtgtggaatatcaagatgctgattagacagcatgattatcaTAACCACAACAGAtaattactataaataatataataatctttaATTCTACTTTTATGTAAATGTTGAAGGAAGGGACCCCAGATCTTGGAAAAAATAAGAGACTTTGACTCGTTCAGCCAAATTTTTTCAAGGTTAAAAAACAGAGACCATCTCCGCAAGCCATTTCTGAAAACATGGGAGAGCAGTGGCTTTCCAATCCTTCAATATGATTCTCTTGCCTACAACCATGCCCAACATTAATGCCTACTGCAAACGATAAGGCAAAGAGGAAGCTGTGTCAGAGTAGCCAAAAATGGCCAATTCCATTTCAGGAGGAAGAGTATGATTATATGACATTGAATACCAAGAGAAAATATCTTCCCAATATCTCTGGAGTTTCGGGAAAGAACAAGAAGCATGAGATATAGTCATAGCACAACCTGCAGGTAACAGGAGgagacaaggttaacactgttatggactcctaggaacaaattaaaaagtgtcaaaaagtgttaaataggctggcaacatgatAGAAAcataatacatgctagcaacacttagctaagatctaaagcatgcaactattgcattgaataaggaagttgctgtaactcaggtaagcaatgtccgatctgccccaaacttcacacaattgacaagagtcctgtactgaacacatcaacatgcccgtatttggTTATAGTCATAGTTCCACCTGTTGGTAAAACGAAGTCATGTCATGTGTagcactgttatggactccttgcaacatattaaaaagtgccagcaagtgataaatacactggcataATGCTAGaaaaatactaaaacatgttagcaacaattagctaaatgctaaagcatcatattactgcagtgaaacaggaagttgctgtaaatcaggcaagcaatgtccaatctgtccccaaacttcacacgtgtgatgggtgttctgtcctgaacaaacacccatgaccaaattcagtaatagtcatagcgccacctgctggtaacaagttactgtaattcaggcatacagtgtccaatctgccccaaattgaacaagtttgataagagtcctgtcctgaacacatcaacatgcccgtattcgattatagtcatagcgccaccttaTGACAACAGAAAGTGTCATGttaaacacttttatgcactatttgcaacacagtaaaataggccattgtgtgctaatcatgctagaaatattctcaaaaatgctagcaacacttactatgtgctaaaggatgctattaatactatgaaaatggaagttgttttaactcatgcatacaattcccaatctgacccaaacctcacatgttttataagagtcctggcctgaacacaattAAAgatcaatattcaattataagtatagctccgcctgctggcaacaggaaatgacttattttattagggctgggtaccgaacttcgatgcctttatggtatcgaacgaaatacttcgatactatgagtatcgaaaaatttgTTATCTTTTGGttccaaatttcggttccaaaagccaagcggccgttttttttttttttttttgccaagcggctgtgtctgtgtgagcttgtagcatacgtgcatgtaaggacctaaattcgccgtgatttgctgtccaccaccacgtgacgtgactgggaggatttctgaagatactcgcagtcacacaagtgtagttgttttttctcaaaacgtttccgttttacaatgccaaagaggtctaaagtgtggcaacactttataaaagtggatgctgagtcagcaaagtgcaacatgagtattgcaaccaaacccggcaataccaccaatttaatgatgcatttgtttggatgagtgttttgacctccctccctgtttagtttcgTCTACTCCATTGCATATCTTGAAACAcaccccctttcacgtcgtctaaaaaaccgagagagagaatgtgtgagcTGAAGCTctgaacgcgcgcaaattgtttaaaacgcttgaatcagcaatatttagaaacaagtgcaaacgatcagctacgatccgtttcacctcttcaagcgagtgaacaacacgaatcaagttaggaattttacatcacttttcacgatagcccatcggactggcAAACACAAAGCcccgggacgtggggctaacgattttgcgagccctgcacctcagatctatccagtttgtgaaacactggttttcacactggtttcgttaaacaaaatgattattttaaaagattgactcaaaagaatcattggTTCACTAattggatcatgaacttgtattaccgagccaaagattatctattattgaacatctcgaatgaataaatacttcaagttcatctgtaaggcacataaagctatcgtttgagtttataaacttctatttcatgcatgattcgcaaagtgtgagttctagaataATGtctgtgtcttgatgagcatgtatcgctcactaggagtcgctaaatgaacagctgtcagctgctgttcttttttttttttttttcaatggaggatcagttgccctattggttaaaatccccaaattgtttacttaaatattaaattaataaatgacatcaaaacaggggcgtttgcgttatgatgtggtgggctgctgtgggcaagaaagtccagggcaactctttggtcccagtctgcccctgaatggcgcacccctatctagtgttgtcaaaagacccggtacttcggtaccaagtcggtactaaaaaaatttaaatgtgacggtaccaggtttctttaagtaccggtagtaccgaggtcccgtacaaacccggttcttgacacATACAGCATTATGATTTCCGCAAAGCaaaaaacgaggacggaatctcaaaatccagtcatgaaaatgaaacttaaatttttaatatGGACATTCACgtaatttgtcaaagttagcataaattaatcaaatcaaatctccatatggaccactATCTGTAAAAGTTAAactgcaaaagttgtttgaaatatgaatcctgcatgttctgtgcgtctctgtgtgaatgatcgAATAGCAGAGacatgcgggtttgtttactacatagactaaAGCGCGTGAcacattaatttcagcatctgagcttcagggTTCTCTCTCCATGAAGCAATCTGTACTTTTCGATTCATGTCAATGaatgcacagcgcacctgtatctGACGCTCtataaactctgtgtgaaggcgcacaactcaccgtcgctttcttacacatgcaaagagagagagagcgagagtcttaccacgctgaatcgacacgctacatgtaaactatattctttgttgtcttctcctgtcaaaataatggagttcatttagaattattcatatttttcgaacaagcagaagatatgcagGTTTCTCCTGTAGTGGGctgagctaatgcgcaaatggcaatttcattggctggtgctgatctagtaccgtccctgcattatatattgttagtatggtggTAGAATtaatagtagtattatcttttaataataattaatatgatctatcactatttttttttacagaaaccctcaatgaccaaaaatatcttaagcatcactaccagtcttaagttcagttagaatgacaaatatgcattcattaggcctaaaagttaacttttacataaaggcattgtgctagaaatattactattatttagtaaaa from Carassius carassius chromosome 1, fCarCar2.1, whole genome shotgun sequence includes:
- the LOC132148387 gene encoding zinc finger protein 883-like isoform X1; this translates as MEFVKEEREENTSEPETFTIKHEEPEIKHEEPETCTIKQEETETWRIKDEEPETLRIKHEEPETCTIKQEETETWRIKDEEPETMRIKHEEQGEFIEEKEENEESSEVEEKNHVKTGGKPLICSQTKQKALKKKIKKSFTCTQCGKSFTCKSSLNGHMRVHTGEKPFTCDQCGKSFTHKSNLKDHMNIHTREQQHTCDQCGKMFLWASLLKKHLKVHAKEKPHPCNLCGKSFLHLQSLKVHQKIHTGVREYVCFGCEKTFSSASSLKVHEKIHTGEKPYKCSHCDKRFSQSSNLKTHERIHTGEKPYKCSHCDKRLNNLSSLKTHEKIHTGEKPYKCLICDKRFSHTRDLKTHERIHTGEKPYKCSHCDKRFNNLSSLKTHERVHTGEKPYKCSHCDKRFSQTVNLKTHERIHTGEKPYKCSHCDKRFSVSSSLKTHEMIHTGEKPYKCSHCDRKFSRSVTLKKHDRIHTGDKPYKCSHCDKRFSVSSSLKTHEMIHTGEKPYKCSHCDRKFSRSVSLKKHERIHTGEKPYKCSHCDKRFSVSSSLKRHERIHNGEKPNRCSHCDKRFSRSISLKKHERIHTGEKHYKCSHCDKRFSVSSSLKRHERIHNGEKPNRCSHCDRKFSRSISLKKHERIHTRAARCVV
- the LOC132148387 gene encoding zinc finger protein 883-like isoform X2; translation: MEFVKEEREENTSEPETFTIKHEEPEIKHEEPETCTIKQEETETWRIKDEEPETLRIKHEEPETCTIKQEETETWRIKDEEPETMRIKHEEQGEFIEEKEENEESSEVEEKNHVKTGGKPLICSQTKQKALKKKIKKSFTCTQCGKSFTCKSSLNGHMRVHTGEKPFTCDQCGKSFTHKSNLKDHMNIHTREQQHTCDQCGKMFLWASLLKKHLKVHAKEKPHPCNLCGKSFLHLQSLKVHQKIHTGVRDSLKVHEKIHTGEKPYKCSHCDKRFSQSSNLKTHERIHTGEKPYKCSHCDKRLNNLSSLKTHEKIHTGEKPYKCLICDKRFSHTRDLKTHERIHTGEKPYKCSHCDKRFNNLSSLKTHERVHTGEKPYKCSHCDKRFSQTVNLKTHERIHTGEKPYKCSHCDKRFSVSSSLKTHEMIHTGEKPYKCSHCDRKFSRSVTLKKHDRIHTGDKPYKCSHCDKRFSVSSSLKTHEMIHTGEKPYKCSHCDRKFSRSVSLKKHERIHTGEKPYKCSHCDKRFSVSSSLKRHERIHNGEKPNRCSHCDKRFSRSISLKKHERIHTGEKHYKCSHCDKRFSVSSSLKRHERIHNGEKPNRCSHCDRKFSRSISLKKHERIHTRAARCVV
- the LOC132148387 gene encoding zinc finger protein 883-like isoform X4: MEFVKEEREENTSEPETFTIKHEEPEIKHEEPETCTIKQEETETWRIKDEEPETLRIKHEEPETCTIKQEETETWRIKDEEPETMRIKHEEQGEFIEEKEENEESSEVEEKNHVKTGGKPLICSQTKQKALKKKIKKSFTCTQCGKSFTCKSSLNGHMRVHTGEKPFTCDQCGKSFTHKSNLKDHMNIHTREQQHTCDQCGKMFLWASLLKKHLKVHAKEKPHPCNLCGKSFLHLQSLKVHQKIHTGVREYVCFGCEKTFSSASSLKVHEKIHTGEKPYKCSHCDKRFSQSSNLKTHERIHTGEKPYKCSHCDKRLNNLSSLKTHEKIHTGEKPYKCLICDKRFSHTRDLKTHERIHTGEKPYKCSHCDKRFNNLSSLKTHERVHTGEKPYKCSHCDKRFSQTVNLKTHERIHTGEKPYKCSHCDKRFSVSSSLKTHEMIHTGEKPYKCSHCDRKFSRSVTLKKHDRIHTGDKPYKCSHCDKRFSVSSSLKTHEMIHTGEKPYKCSHCDRKFSRSVSLKKHERIHTGEKPYKCSHCDKRFSVSSSLKRHERIHNGEKPNRCSHCDKRFSRSISLKKHERIHTGEKHYKCSHCDRKFSRSISLKKHERIHTRAARCVV